In a single window of the Pseudomonas entomophila genome:
- a CDS encoding IS110 family transposase produces MSKHRTKRNSLSSNDVTLCQHLSVDLAKQVFQVAGDDGSGRVIYEDRIKSREAFHAFLTRLPPTVTVLMESGPGAQAWGRLLQAQGTPVRILPAQRVAEHRSGAKNDRNDAHAILRAGRDTSIAAVPIKSTAALAIQALHRARRGYVRRHTALGNQIRGLLLEQGVALAQGDLAVSHGVPRILEDTTQPLPDLLRELLDELLAEWRYLSERIAILTGRLETAAQADKVACRLMTIRGVGPIIATAMLAKQPEPSRFPNARQFAAYFGLVPDQHSSGKKVRLGKMSKRGDGYLRSMMIQGAHAVLSHLKPDSDQPDDRRLLRWLTRLGRKEAAIRLANRNLRIIWVLLQGEQVYQRQPNDRQEPAMSH; encoded by the coding sequence ATGAGCAAGCATAGGACGAAGCGCAATTCCCTGTCTTCCAACGATGTAACGCTTTGCCAACATCTGTCAGTCGACCTGGCCAAGCAAGTCTTTCAGGTGGCCGGAGATGACGGTTCCGGGCGCGTCATCTACGAAGATCGAATCAAATCCCGTGAAGCCTTTCATGCGTTCCTGACCAGGCTGCCACCCACCGTGACGGTCCTGATGGAAAGTGGCCCCGGCGCTCAAGCATGGGGGCGTTTGCTACAGGCGCAGGGAACGCCAGTCCGCATCCTGCCCGCGCAGCGAGTGGCGGAGCACCGCAGTGGTGCCAAGAACGATCGTAACGACGCCCATGCCATCTTGCGCGCAGGCCGGGATACCAGCATTGCTGCGGTGCCGATCAAGAGCACTGCCGCTTTGGCGATTCAAGCCTTACACCGCGCCCGCAGAGGCTATGTCAGGCGCCACACCGCGCTAGGCAACCAGATCCGCGGCCTGTTACTGGAACAGGGCGTCGCCCTGGCGCAAGGCGATTTAGCCGTCAGCCACGGTGTACCGCGCATTCTTGAAGATACGACTCAACCATTGCCAGATCTGCTGCGTGAATTGCTCGATGAACTGCTCGCCGAATGGCGCTATCTGAGTGAGCGTATCGCCATCCTGACAGGACGGCTCGAAACAGCGGCGCAGGCCGACAAGGTCGCATGCCGCCTGATGACGATACGCGGTGTCGGCCCGATCATCGCCACAGCGATGCTGGCCAAGCAGCCTGAACCCTCGCGTTTCCCCAATGCTCGACAGTTTGCCGCTTACTTTGGCCTGGTGCCCGACCAGCACAGCAGTGGAAAGAAGGTCAGGCTAGGCAAGATGAGCAAGCGAGGTGACGGCTACCTGCGCAGCATGATGATCCAGGGTGCGCACGCGGTTCTTAGCCATTTGAAGCCTGATTCCGATCAGCCAGACGATCGCCGCCTCTTGCGATGGTTAACTCGACTTGGTCGCAAGGAGGCGGCGATCAGACTGGCTAATCGAAATCTGCGCATCATCTGGGTGCTGCTACAAGGTGAGCAGGTCTACCAACGCCAACCGAACGATCGTCAGGAGCCCGCCATGAGCCACTGA